From one Marmota flaviventris isolate mMarFla1 chromosome 1, mMarFla1.hap1, whole genome shotgun sequence genomic stretch:
- the Rasl10a gene encoding ras-like protein family member 10A, with translation MGGSLRVAVLGAPGVGKTAIIRQFLFGDYPERHRPTDGPRLYRPAVLLDGAVYDLSIRDGDVAGPGPSPGGVEECPDSKDWSLQDTDAFVLVYDICSPDSFDYVKALRQRIAETRPAGAPEAPILVVGNKRDRQRLRFGPRRALAALVRRGWRCGYLECSAKYNWHVLRLFRELLRCALVRARPAHPALRLQGALHPARCILM, from the exons ATGGGGGGCAGCCTGCGGGTGGCCGTTCTGGGCGCTCCAGGAGTGGGCAAGACGGCCATCATCCGCCAGTTCCTGTTTGGCGACTATCCCGAACGCCACCGACCCACGGACGGGCCCCGCCTCTATCGGCCCGCGGTGCTGCTCGACGGCGCTGTCTACGACCTGAGCATCCGCGACGGCGACGTCGCTGGCCCCGGCCCGAGCCCCGGAGGTGTCGAG GAATGTCCTGACTCTAAAGACTGGAGCTTGCAGGATACGGACGCCTTCGTGCTCGTCTACGACATCTGCAGCCCGGACAGTTTCGATTACGTGAAGGCCCTGCGGCAGCGCATCGCGGAGACCAG GCCGGCGGGAGCGCCCGAGGCACCCATCCTCGTGGTAGGCAACAAGCGGGACCGGCAGCGGCTGCGCTTCGGACCTCGGCGTGCACTGGCCGCCTTGGTGCGCAGGGGCTGGCGCTGTGGCTACCTCGAATGCTCCGCCAAGTACAACTGGCACGTGCTGCGTCTCTTCCGCGAGCTTTTGCGCTGTGCTCTGGTACGCGCACGTCCTGCACATCCAGCCCTGCGCCTGCAGGGGGCGCTGCATCCAGCGCGCTGTATCCTCATGTGA
- the Gas2l1 gene encoding GAS2-like protein 1 encodes MADPVASIAGSAAKSVRPFRSSEAYVEAMKEDLAEWLNALYGLGLPGGGDGFLTGLATGTTLCQHANAVTEAARALAVTRPTRGVAFQAHSVVPGSFMARDNVATFIGWCRAELGVPEVLMFETEDLVLRKNEKSVVLCLLEVARRGARLGLLAPRLVQFEQEIERELHAAPPSGTHAPTAGDTETTTAPGTSTRGPRMTPSDMRNLDELVREILGHCTCPDQFPMMKVSEGKYRVGDSNVLIFVRVLRSHVMVRVGGGWDTLEHYLDKHDPCRCSSTAHKPAQPRAWTFSPQRVSPTPSPRPGSPVPVPGGERRGSRTEVTLRSTKEGAQTLPRARDQLPPIPRSRRYSGDSDSSASSAQSGPLGARSDDTGTGTLRRERSSRRLTTGTPASPRRPPAPRSQSRDRLDRGRPRAAPGGRGAQPSAPSSARRARSQNREEQAVLLVRRDRDGQHSCVSRGRGGGGSGRSTPQTPRARSPAAPQPLQVSSPGPELGATPASVFRTPLQLDPQQEQQLFLRLEEEFLANARALEAAASGTPTGLAPDPPRPPDPPAPDSAYCSSSSSSSSLSVLGGKCGQPGDSGRTANGLPGPRSQALSSSSDEGSPCIGIGGPLEAPGTPLAGPEPSRVWARGRMDTQPDRKPSRIPTPRGPRRPSGPTEFGAWPAQPSITPRAEPDS; translated from the exons ATGGCGGACCCAGTGGCGAGCATCGCGGGTTCCGCGGCAAAGAGTGTGCGGCCTTTCCGCTCCAGTGAGGCCTATGTGGAGGCCATGAAAGAAGACCTGGCAGAGTGGCTGAACGCCCTGTATGGCCTGGGTCTGCCTGGCGGTGGTGATGGCTTCCTGACGGGCCTGGCCACAGGCACAACCCTGTGCCAGCATGCCAACGCTGTCACCGAGGCTGCCCGTGCTTTGGCTGTCACCCGCCCGACCCGAGGTGTGGCCTTCCAGGCACACAGCGTGGTTCCTGGCTCCTTCATGGCCCGAGACAACGTGGCCACCTTCATCGGCTGGTGCCGCGCAGAGCTGGGCGTGCCGGAGGTGCTCATGTTCGAGACGGAGGACTTGGTGCTGCGCAAGAACGAGAAGAGCGTGGTGCTGTGCCTGCTGGAGGTGGCGCGGCGCGGGGCCCGCCTCGGCCTGCTGGCTCCCCGCCTCGTGCAGTTCGAGCAGGAGATTGAACGGGAGCTGCACGCTGCACCCCCCAGCGGCACCCATGCTCCCACTGCTGGGGACACCGAAACCACCACTGCACCAGGGACTTCCACTCGTGGACCCCGCATGACGCCCAGTGACATGCGCAACCTGGATGAGCTG GTGAGGGAGATTCTGGGCCACTGCACTTGCCCAGACCAGTTCCCCATGATGAAGGTCTCTGAAGGGAAATACCGAGTGGGAGACTCCAATGTGCTCATCTTCGTGCGG GTGCTGAGAAGCCACGTGATGGTACGTGTGGGTGGTGGCTGGGACACACTGGAGCATTACTTGGACAAGCATGACCCTTGCCGTTGTTCCTCCACTG CCCACAAACCTGCCCAGCCCAGAGCCTGGACCTTCTCCCCCCAGAGGGTGTCACCCACCCCTAGTCCCCGGCCTGGTAGCCCAGTTCCCGTTCCCGGGGGTGAGCGCCGGGGCTCTCGGACTGAGGTTACTTTACGAAGCACAAAGGAGGGGGCCCAGACCCTGCCCAG GGCCCGGGATCAGCTGCCCCCCATTCCCCGCTCCCGCCGCTACTCGGGGGACAGTgactcctcagcctcctcagcccaGAGCGGCCCCCTGGGTGCCCGCAGTGACGACACAGGCACTGGCACCCTCCGGAGGGAGCGGTCCAGCAGGCGGCTGACCACAGGCACCCCGGCCTCTCCGAGACGGCCGCCTGCCCCTCGCAGCCAATCCCGAGACCGGCTGGATCGGGGACGGCCCCGGGCTGCCCCAGGCGGCAGAGGAGCCCAGCCGTCCGCCCCCAGCTCTGCCCGCCGGGCCCGCAGCCAGAACCGCGAGGAGCAGGCTGTACTGCTAGTGCGCAGGGACCGAGATGGGCAGCACTCCTGTGTGTCGCGGGGAAGGGGCGGCGGGGGCTCAGGCAGGAGCACCCCCCAGACTCCCCGTGCCCGCAGCCCTGCAGCGCCCCAGCCTCTCCAGGTCTCCAGCCCGGGGCCAGAGTTGGGCGCCACACCCGCCAGTGTCTTCCGCACACCTCTGCAGCTTGACCcgcagcaggagcagcagctgTTCCTGCGCCTGGAAGAGGAATTCCTGGCCAATGCCCGTGCCCTTGAAGCTGCTGCCAGCGGGACTCCCACCGGACTAGCCCCTGACCCGCCTCGGCCCCCAGATCCTCCCGCTCCCGACTCGGCCTACTGTTCCTCCAGTTCCTCCTCTTCATCCCTCAGCGTCCTGGGTGGCAAGTGTGGCCAACCAGGGGACTCAGGTCGGACAGCCAATGGGCTGCCCGGGCCCCGTAGTCAAGCCCTATCCAGCTCGTCAGACGAAGGCAGCCCCTGCATTGGCATAGGGGGGCCTCTAGAGGCACCTGGGACCCCCCTGGCTGGCCCAGAACCCTCGCGGGTCTGGGCACGGGGTCGGATGGACACACAGCCAGACCGTAAACCCTCTCGCATTCCCACACCTCGCGGCCCCCGACGCCCTTCTGGACCCACGGAGTTCGGGGCCTGGCCAGCCCAGCCCTCTATCACCCCAAGGGCCGAGCCAGATTCCTGA